A DNA window from Setaria viridis chromosome 2, Setaria_viridis_v4.0, whole genome shotgun sequence contains the following coding sequences:
- the LOC117842510 gene encoding elongation factor 1-alpha isoform X1: MLDFEPWTIFSSPLAMGKEKVHINIVVMGHVDSGKSTTTGHLIYKLGGIDKRVIERFEKEAAEMNKRSFKYAWVLDKLKAERERGITIDIALWKFETTKYYCTVIDAPGHRDFIKNMITGTSQADCAVLIIDSTTGGFEAGISKDGQTREHALLAFTLGVRQMICCCNKMDATTPKYSKARYDEIVKEVGSYLKKVGYNPDKIHFVPISGFEGDNMIERSTNLDWYKGPTLLEALDQINEPKRPSDKPLRLPLQDVYKIGGIGTVPVGRVETGVLKPGMVVTFGPTGLTTEVKSVEMHHESMQEALPGDNVGFNVKNVAVKDLKRGYVASNSKDDPAREAAGFTAQVIIMNHPGQIAGGYAPVLDCHTSHVAVRFSELLTKIDRRSGKELESGPKFLKNGDAGLVKMVPTKPMVVETFSEYPPLGRFAVRDMRQTVAVGVIKSVEKKDPTGAKVTKAAAKKK; this comes from the exons TGTCGACTCCGGCAAGTCCACGACCACCGGCCACCTCATCTACAAGCTCGGAGGCATCGACAAGCGCGTCATCGAGAGGTTCGAGAAGGAGGCTGCCGAGATGAACAAGAGGTCCTTCAAGTACGCCTGGGTCCTCGACAAGCTCAAGGCCGAGCGCGAGAGGGGCATCACCATTGACATTGCCCTCTGGAAGTTCGAGACCACCAAGTACTACTGCACCGTGATCGACGCTCCCGGACACCGCGACTTCATCAAGAACATGATCACCGGCACCTCCCAGGCTGACTGTGCTGTGCTCATCATCGACTCCACCACCGGTGGCTTTGAGGCCGgtatctccaaggatggccaGACCCGTGAGCACGCCCTCCTTGCCTTCACTCTTGGTGTCAGGCAGATGATCTGCTGCTGCAACAAG ATGGACGCCACCACCCCCAAGTACTCCAAGGCTCGGTACGACGAGATCGTGAAGGAAGTCGGGTCCTATCTGAAGAAGGTGGGGTACAACCCGGACAAGATCCACTTCGTGCCCATCTCTGGGTTCGAGGGTGACAACATGATCGAGAGGTCGACGAACCTGGACTGGTACAAGGGCCCCACCCTCCTCGAGGCGCTGGACCAGATCAACGAGCCGAAGCGGCCGTCGGACAAGCCCCTCCGCCTTCCCCTGCAGGACGTTTACAAGATCGGCGGCATCGGCACCGTCCCGGTGGGCCGCGTGGAGACCGGCGTCCTGAAGCCCGGCATGGTGGTCACCTTCGGGCCCACCGGCCTGACGACGGAGGTGAAGTCGGTGGAGATGCACCACGAGTCGATGCAGGAGGCGCTGCCAGGCGACAACGTCGGGTTCAACGTGAAGAACGTGGCGGTGAAGGACCTGAAGCGCGGCTACGTGGCGTCCAACTCCAAGGACGACCCCGCCAGGGAGGCCGCCGGCTTCACGGCGCAGGTGATCATCATGAACCACCCGGGGCAGATCGCCGGCGGCTACGCGCCGGTGCTGGACTGCCACACGTCCCACGTCGCCGTGAGGTTCTCGGAGCTGCTGACCAAGATCGACAGGCGCTCCGGCAAGGAGCTCGAGAGCGGCCCCAAGTTCCTCAAGAACGGCGACGCTGGGCTCGTCAAGATGGTCCCGACCAAGCCCATGGTGGTGGAGACGTTCTCCGAGTACCCGCCGCTGGGGAGGTTCGCCGTGCGCGACATGAGGCAGACGGTGGCCGTGGGCGTGATCAAGAGCGTGGAGAAGAAGGACCCGACGGGAGCCAAGGTCACCAAGGCTGCGGCGAAGAAGAAATAA
- the LOC117842510 gene encoding elongation factor 1-alpha isoform X2, with product MGKEKVHINIVVMGHVDSGKSTTTGHLIYKLGGIDKRVIERFEKEAAEMNKRSFKYAWVLDKLKAERERGITIDIALWKFETTKYYCTVIDAPGHRDFIKNMITGTSQADCAVLIIDSTTGGFEAGISKDGQTREHALLAFTLGVRQMICCCNKMDATTPKYSKARYDEIVKEVGSYLKKVGYNPDKIHFVPISGFEGDNMIERSTNLDWYKGPTLLEALDQINEPKRPSDKPLRLPLQDVYKIGGIGTVPVGRVETGVLKPGMVVTFGPTGLTTEVKSVEMHHESMQEALPGDNVGFNVKNVAVKDLKRGYVASNSKDDPAREAAGFTAQVIIMNHPGQIAGGYAPVLDCHTSHVAVRFSELLTKIDRRSGKELESGPKFLKNGDAGLVKMVPTKPMVVETFSEYPPLGRFAVRDMRQTVAVGVIKSVEKKDPTGAKVTKAAAKKK from the exons TGTCGACTCCGGCAAGTCCACGACCACCGGCCACCTCATCTACAAGCTCGGAGGCATCGACAAGCGCGTCATCGAGAGGTTCGAGAAGGAGGCTGCCGAGATGAACAAGAGGTCCTTCAAGTACGCCTGGGTCCTCGACAAGCTCAAGGCCGAGCGCGAGAGGGGCATCACCATTGACATTGCCCTCTGGAAGTTCGAGACCACCAAGTACTACTGCACCGTGATCGACGCTCCCGGACACCGCGACTTCATCAAGAACATGATCACCGGCACCTCCCAGGCTGACTGTGCTGTGCTCATCATCGACTCCACCACCGGTGGCTTTGAGGCCGgtatctccaaggatggccaGACCCGTGAGCACGCCCTCCTTGCCTTCACTCTTGGTGTCAGGCAGATGATCTGCTGCTGCAACAAG ATGGACGCCACCACCCCCAAGTACTCCAAGGCTCGGTACGACGAGATCGTGAAGGAAGTCGGGTCCTATCTGAAGAAGGTGGGGTACAACCCGGACAAGATCCACTTCGTGCCCATCTCTGGGTTCGAGGGTGACAACATGATCGAGAGGTCGACGAACCTGGACTGGTACAAGGGCCCCACCCTCCTCGAGGCGCTGGACCAGATCAACGAGCCGAAGCGGCCGTCGGACAAGCCCCTCCGCCTTCCCCTGCAGGACGTTTACAAGATCGGCGGCATCGGCACCGTCCCGGTGGGCCGCGTGGAGACCGGCGTCCTGAAGCCCGGCATGGTGGTCACCTTCGGGCCCACCGGCCTGACGACGGAGGTGAAGTCGGTGGAGATGCACCACGAGTCGATGCAGGAGGCGCTGCCAGGCGACAACGTCGGGTTCAACGTGAAGAACGTGGCGGTGAAGGACCTGAAGCGCGGCTACGTGGCGTCCAACTCCAAGGACGACCCCGCCAGGGAGGCCGCCGGCTTCACGGCGCAGGTGATCATCATGAACCACCCGGGGCAGATCGCCGGCGGCTACGCGCCGGTGCTGGACTGCCACACGTCCCACGTCGCCGTGAGGTTCTCGGAGCTGCTGACCAAGATCGACAGGCGCTCCGGCAAGGAGCTCGAGAGCGGCCCCAAGTTCCTCAAGAACGGCGACGCTGGGCTCGTCAAGATGGTCCCGACCAAGCCCATGGTGGTGGAGACGTTCTCCGAGTACCCGCCGCTGGGGAGGTTCGCCGTGCGCGACATGAGGCAGACGGTGGCCGTGGGCGTGATCAAGAGCGTGGAGAAGAAGGACCCGACGGGAGCCAAGGTCACCAAGGCTGCGGCGAAGAAGAAATAA